One window of the Bartonella bacilliformis KC583 genome contains the following:
- the gcvP gene encoding aminomethyl-transferring glycine dehydrogenase yields MQERSFFSRHIGIRHSEMKEMLSTLALDSIDTLVSQAVPSSIHLNRSLDLPKAASEGQALEELSQIMGCNHLRKSFIGQGYYGTYVPPVILRNFFENPAWYTAYTPYQAEISQGRLELLFYFQTLVSELTGLPVAAASLLDEATALAEANAIAVRFTRGKKTKISVQSLLHPQILSVAQTRAETQGIFLSQDKEICSETAAIILSWPDTTGCFKDYSEVINEAKAQGALVIVVADPLALTIMEPPAKWGADIVVGSMQRYGVPMGFGGPHAGYLAVSDDLTRLIPGRIVGQSTDTQGRVSFRLALQTREQHIRRDKATSNICTAQALLANMATAYALWHGPQGLQTIAKRIHNLTCRFASGLEKVGVPCEGKYFFDCVSVVVKGKAQEIANQAKIVGYLIRVLDEDRVAINFDELSTEEDASALAKLFGAQLADQASPQLFGKGRDAGFLSQPFFHAVHSETDMMRFLRRLADKDLALDRAMIPLGSCTMKLNAAAELMPISWPTVANMHPFAPKGDEAGYQEMISQLNAWLCEITGFSQISFQPNSGAQGEYAGLLAIRRYHQSRGDHQRNICLVPASAHGTNPASAHMAGMEVVVVKCLNDGDVDIDDLKAKAQLHKDCLAALMITYPSTHGVYEESIRDICAITHENGGQVYFDGANLNALVGLTRPADIGADVCHMNLHKTFAIPHGGGGPGAGPIGVKEHLEPFLPGHEQDKTTHAVSAAPHGSASILVITWMYIRMMGADGLKYATQIAILNANYIAERLSKAYSILYRGKFGRVAHECIVDVRLLKEQYGISVDDIAKRLIDYGFHAPTMSFPVPGTLMIEPTESEPKAEIDRLCDALLSIAEEAKKVGMGIWPKEDNPLVNAPHTLTDIVEGEWKRPYSRQEAVFPGCHLDPANKYWPPVSRIDNVAGDRTLICSCPPLVDTY; encoded by the coding sequence ATGCAAGAACGTAGTTTTTTTTCACGGCATATTGGAATTCGTCATAGTGAAATGAAGGAAATGCTGAGTACTTTAGCACTTGATTCTATTGACACATTGGTCTCTCAAGCAGTTCCTTCATCTATTCATTTAAATCGTTCACTTGACTTGCCAAAAGCAGCAAGTGAAGGACAGGCGTTAGAAGAATTGTCTCAGATCATGGGATGCAATCATTTGCGTAAGAGTTTTATTGGTCAGGGGTATTATGGGACATATGTTCCCCCTGTTATTTTGCGTAATTTTTTTGAAAATCCAGCTTGGTATACTGCTTATACACCCTATCAGGCAGAAATTAGCCAAGGTCGCTTAGAGCTTTTATTTTATTTTCAGACATTGGTCAGTGAGCTCACAGGGTTGCCTGTTGCAGCAGCCTCACTTCTGGATGAAGCAACAGCTTTGGCTGAAGCGAATGCAATTGCTGTGCGTTTTACACGTGGGAAAAAAACAAAGATTTCAGTTCAGAGTCTTTTGCATCCTCAAATTTTAAGCGTTGCGCAAACGCGTGCTGAAACACAAGGCATTTTCTTAAGTCAGGATAAGGAGATTTGTTCTGAAACGGCAGCTATTATTCTGTCTTGGCCAGATACAACAGGTTGTTTTAAAGACTACAGTGAAGTTATTAATGAAGCAAAAGCGCAAGGGGCTTTGGTGATTGTTGTTGCAGATCCTTTAGCGCTTACGATTATGGAACCACCCGCTAAATGGGGAGCCGATATTGTTGTGGGATCTATGCAGCGTTATGGTGTTCCAATGGGTTTTGGTGGCCCTCATGCAGGGTATCTTGCGGTCAGTGATGATCTAACACGCTTGATTCCGGGGCGTATTGTTGGTCAGTCGACGGATACTCAAGGGCGTGTTAGCTTTCGTTTAGCTTTACAAACTCGTGAACAACATATTCGACGCGATAAGGCAACATCAAACATATGTACAGCGCAAGCTTTGTTAGCAAATATGGCTACTGCTTATGCTCTTTGGCACGGGCCACAAGGCTTACAGACGATTGCTAAGCGGATTCACAATTTAACATGTCGTTTTGCAAGTGGTTTAGAGAAAGTTGGTGTACCTTGTGAAGGAAAATATTTTTTTGATTGTGTGAGTGTTGTTGTTAAAGGAAAAGCACAAGAAATTGCAAACCAAGCAAAAATAGTTGGGTATCTTATTCGTGTTCTTGATGAGGATCGGGTTGCGATCAACTTTGATGAATTATCAACAGAAGAAGATGCCAGTGCTTTGGCCAAGCTTTTTGGTGCGCAATTAGCAGATCAGGCCTCTCCTCAACTTTTTGGGAAAGGGCGTGATGCTGGTTTTCTTTCGCAGCCATTTTTTCATGCAGTTCATTCAGAAACAGATATGATGCGTTTTTTGCGTCGTTTGGCAGACAAAGATTTAGCGCTGGATCGGGCGATGATACCGCTTGGTTCTTGTACGATGAAACTTAATGCAGCTGCTGAATTAATGCCTATAAGTTGGCCTACGGTAGCGAATATGCACCCTTTTGCACCTAAAGGGGATGAAGCAGGATATCAGGAAATGATCAGCCAGTTAAATGCTTGGTTGTGTGAAATTACAGGATTTTCCCAAATTTCTTTTCAACCAAATTCTGGTGCTCAAGGTGAATATGCTGGGCTTTTGGCTATTCGCCGATATCACCAATCGCGTGGTGACCATCAACGCAATATTTGTCTTGTTCCTGCATCTGCACATGGCACAAATCCAGCTTCTGCGCATATGGCAGGGATGGAAGTCGTTGTCGTTAAGTGTTTAAATGATGGTGATGTTGATATTGATGATTTGAAAGCGAAAGCGCAATTGCATAAAGATTGTTTAGCAGCTTTAATGATCACCTATCCTTCAACACATGGTGTTTACGAAGAGAGCATTAGAGATATTTGTGCTATTACTCATGAAAATGGTGGGCAGGTTTATTTTGATGGGGCTAATTTGAATGCACTGGTAGGCCTCACACGTCCAGCAGATATAGGAGCGGATGTTTGTCATATGAATCTTCACAAGACATTCGCAATTCCCCATGGTGGTGGTGGTCCTGGTGCTGGTCCAATTGGTGTAAAAGAGCATTTGGAGCCATTTTTGCCTGGTCATGAACAAGATAAGACAACACATGCGGTTTCAGCAGCGCCTCATGGAAGTGCTTCCATTCTTGTCATTACATGGATGTATATTCGAATGATGGGGGCTGATGGTTTAAAATATGCAACGCAAATAGCAATATTAAACGCTAATTATATTGCTGAGCGTCTTTCGAAAGCTTATTCTATTCTTTATCGGGGTAAGTTTGGGCGTGTTGCTCATGAGTGCATTGTTGACGTACGCTTGTTGAAAGAGCAATATGGTATCAGTGTTGATGACATTGCTAAGCGTTTGATTGATTATGGGTTTCATGCGCCGACCATGTCGTTTCCAGTCCCTGGGACTTTGATGATTGAACCAACTGAATCAGAGCCAAAAGCAGAGATTGATCGTTTGTGTGATGCTTTGCTGTCTATCGCTGAGGAAGCTAAAAAAGTTGGTATGGGTATTTGGCCTAAAGAAGATAACCCGTTGGTTAATGCACCCCATACATTGACAGATATTGTAGAGGGCGAGTGGAAGCGGCCTTATTCACGACAAGAAGCTGTTTTTCCTGGTTGTCACCTTGATCCTGCAAATAAATATTGGCCACCTGTTTCGCGTATTGATAATGTTGCTGGCGATAGAACGTTAATTTGTTCTTGCCCACCACTTGTTGATACGTATTAA
- the gcvH gene encoding glycine cleavage system protein GcvH gives MSKVYFTQDHEWLNIEGEIATVGITHYAQEQLGDLVFVDLPQCGTQLSQGDSAAVVESVKAASDVYSPIDGEVVEINEALADDPALVNKKAEKEGWLWKMKLHDKTQLDGLMDEDAYKVLIG, from the coding sequence ATGTCTAAGGTTTATTTTACACAAGATCACGAATGGCTTAACATTGAAGGAGAGATCGCTACCGTTGGCATCACTCATTATGCTCAAGAGCAGTTAGGTGATTTGGTTTTTGTTGATTTGCCGCAGTGTGGAACTCAACTCTCTCAGGGGGATTCTGCAGCTGTTGTAGAATCTGTTAAAGCAGCTTCAGATGTTTATTCACCTATTGATGGTGAAGTTGTTGAAATTAACGAGGCTTTAGCAGATGATCCTGCGCTGGTGAACAAAAAAGCTGAAAAAGAAGGCTGGTTATGGAAAATGAAATTGCATGATAAAACACAGCTTGACGGCTTAATGGATGAGGATGCTTATAAAGTCCTGATAGGATAA